In the genome of Microtus pennsylvanicus isolate mMicPen1 chromosome X, mMicPen1.hap1, whole genome shotgun sequence, the window AAAAGTCCCTCGTATCGTCATCGCCCCCAAGATCCTACACTAATATTGGGTCACAGCCCTGAGTACCTGGCCTCCCTGTTAAGAGATCAAGATTCACACCCCAGTGCCTTCCTCACATGCCGAGAACTAATTCTGGTGAAGCAGATTGGTGACCGACACAGCTTGCTGAGTTCCTAAGAACTACGCCTGCCTGCGCTATTGCCCAAGTCCTGATCTACCTAGGTGTGAGCAGAATATACACCATCCCAGCCTTGTGAGAGGTCAAAGTCCCACGGGTATCATAATACTTTCAGGCCTAGCTTGAGAAATTCAACTCGTACATCAGCCCACCCTGGTGAGTGACCCAGACCTGTGCACTGCTAAAGACATCCCTACAGTTCCAGGACCTTCTTGAACTGTCCTTGCAGTCCCAGGCAAGTTCCTGGAGCAGCGAAGCCTCCCCTTGTGACACAGATCCCTGCCCTCTTGCACCAACTTAGAATTGAAGTGAGGTCACAAACATAGCCTCACTGTACCACTCCAACCAGGGGAATGACCCCAAACACCACCCTTCCCAAATTACCAGATTCCAAGGGCAAACtctagtttttaaaaagcctGAAGACAAGCCGAGCCTGCCAATGAGTAAAGAGCTTCTGTGGCCTGTCGCGGTCGCCATGGGAGAGGAGCAGCCATGGCCCTGCACTATGGCCGTGGGCCTCAACCAGTTCCACAAGGTGATGAAGAACGTAAGCCAGCCGAGACACAGCCGGCGGCACAGGCGCCTCACAAAGCACACCAAGTTCGTGCAGGACATGATCCGAGAGGTGTGCAGCTTCTCGCCCTATGAGCAGCGCGCCATGGAGCTGCTCAAGGTGTCCAAGGACAAGCGCACGATCAAGTTCACCAAGAAGCAGGTGGACACCACGCACACATGCACCAAGAGGAAGCGGGAGGAGCTGAGCAACGTGCTGGCCGCCATGAAGAAGGCGGAGGCCAAGAAGAACTGATCCCCTCCCCCGTTCTTGCTGTGGcggaaaaaaaaagcttctgtGTTCAGAGCTCAAGTCTCCTGCTCCAACACCATCTTCACACCGTCATCCTGGTTCTGGTAAAGCAGATAGCTGACCAACACAGCCTGATGATGCATTCCCCCCATACCCTGCACTCTGGTGCCTGCTGAAGTTGGGAAGTACTAAACACCTGCCAGGACCTTGATATCCCACAGCATCCTTAGACTTCCAGGCCTAACTGCAGTCACAAAGTCATTTGTGTTCCCCAGAGCATCACCTGCCATTGTCAACTCCCATCCCCTGGCCTAGCTGGAGTCAACTCTATTATTGAATGTCATCCCACCCTGATGCGAGTCCACGATTGCGTGCTGCTGGTGAGGTACTAATATGCCCAGGCCTAGCTTGAAGGCACAGACAGCCTGCACTCTATGGCAGCCCAGTGAATGACCTGGACCCATGTACTTCCAGGGCATCCCCATAGTTCCAGGCATAGAACGGCTGAAGAAGCTAGACCATCCGACTGTCCCGGTGAGGAAGCAAACCTAGCCTTTGTTGGGTCCCTAGAAGACAGGCCTTCACACCCCCACTTGATCTGTTTTACACTCTTGCAGTTGGTTAAAAACAGGATTTAGAGAGTGCAGGGCTGATCATAGCTCCTAAGAAGGTCCAAATGCAAGCCCCATATTCCTACCTTGGGTACCAATTGGCCACGGATGGAattaaaccaaaaaaattaactaTTGACACCTCTCATCTTAAAACCTGACCCCTAACCTATTATTGTATCCCACATGCCTAGGCATGGCTGATTTTAAGTGACAGAGATACTCATAAACAAGACTGTCCTCACACACTCTTTGTATTCCAGAAGGCCTAGCAGGCATCACACAGTTTGCACAGCAGCCTAACTTGGTGAGTTCCAAGAACTAGGCCTGCCTGAGACATCCTGCTACTCCCTGGCCTAGCTGGGGATGATCAGAATGTGCCCCATCACAGCCTGGTGAGAGCACAACATTGCCCAGGTGTCCTACTAACATTGTTAGGCCTAGTTTGAGATGCCCAGGATGCATTTCCGCCCAGCCTGGTGAGTGACCTGGACCTGTGCACTGATAGAACACCCCAGCCATCTCAGGCACCCCTTTGGTGATGGATTAAGACTCCAACTTCAGCAGCGGGGtttggtagtacacgcctttaattccagcacttggaaggcagtggtaggcagatctctgtgagttcgaggtctacagaggaagttccaggacagttccaaagctacacagagaaaccctgtctcgaaaaactaaaaccaaatccaaaaaaaaaaaaaagactccaacCTCCTGTATCATCTTCAAAGTCCCTGACACAGCCTTACTCCGGCAGTTTCCAACCAGAAAAGATTCCTTAGTGACTGGGTACCCTGCCCTACTGTAGCTGTGCACAATGGGAGACCTCAGTCACAAACTGACTATGCACTACTCCAACCCTGTGAGTAACCCTGAAACGATCCTTCACCATCACTACCACATTCCCAGGCCTACCtgggatgaaaagaaaaatgcctaCATGGAGGCTGAGCCTGTGTGTCCTTCCAACTTTTGTCCTCCTGTGCCACTCCCACAGTTTGAGTTAGGGTCAAGCTGCCCACCCTGATCAAGACCTAATTCTACCCAGTCACACTAACAATCACAGCAGCTAGCCCACCAGCCAAATTTGAGCCAAGTCCCCAAAGCCTCACCTGCCTTAACCCCCATCAAGTTCCCACACCAATATTTGGCTCACATAGCCTGGGTATCAGGCCCCTTTTCAAGAGTTAAAACTACTGCCTCAGCACCTTCCTTACTGGAAGTCTAGTTTAGGTGAACCAGATCACCGACCAGCACAGCAGGTTGAGACCTTCAAAACTGCTGACCTCAGGTGCCATCTCTACTGCCCAATGCCTTGCTGGGATCAAAAAGGTCAGACATTAGCCAAAACTGGTAAATGTTCAGGATCATGGCTTCCCCCCAAATCTCTGAGACCTAACTGTCAAAAGGCTGCTGAGCACCTGCTGTAGCCAGAAAACCAAAACCTGACCTAGATGGAGCCAAACATATCATGCACTATCCCAGTCTATTGCAAGGCCAAACCCTCCTGTAATAAACCAAAGCCTAGCTTGAGATACACAGCCTGCACTAGAACCCAGCCTGGTGAATGACTCAGACTCATGCAATTCCAGGATATCCCCACACGTACTCTCAAAGAATGACTGAAGTACACTGGCCACCAACCTACCCTTGTGAGGGTCCTGCCCTCATGAACTATCTCCATACTCCCAGACCTAGTCTGGGTACCACAGCTTGCTCAAGCCAGTCAGGTGTGTGAGCCAGAATCCAACTCCATTGAACTGATACCATACTCCTAGACCCAGCTGATGTCAGTTAACCTGGGCACTACCACTGCTGACTGCTGAGATCTGAAGAACCTAGCCTGCCTGACCTCTGTCTTGACTAGCTAGTCATCAGACTCTGCAACCCAGCCTGGTTAGGACTCAAAACTCCTAACCCAATGCTGTCAGTATACTTACTCCCAAGGCTTAGCTTGAGTCACTCAGCTTATACCTGCTGTAGAATAATCCTTTTGCTCACTGTGAAGATATGTTGCtctcattattaataaaaaactgaCTAGCTTACAGCTTggcaggaagagattgggtggaagagagagactaggaggacactgggaagaagggcagagtctgaggagtCCTGAatgagatgcaaaggaagcaggaGATATACATGTCATACTGAGATAAGGTATTGAGCCACATTGgagaacatatatttaaaaatatggaataatttaaattgtaagagctaccTAGTAGCAAGCCCAAGCTACCAGTCAAGTATTTACAATTATTATTAAGTCCCTGTGgtcatttgggagctggttggtgatcaccacaaaaaaaaaaacaactctgccTACATGTACTCAAGGCAGCTGTGTAAGTGAACCAGACCCTTGCCCTCTTGTGCTATCCTCACATTGCCAGGCTGACCTGGACTCAAGCAGtttggatgcaagcccagactagtAAATGATCAAGTTCCTGCCTTTATACACATCCTCACAGTCCCCAGCCTAGTTTAGCACACAGAGCTTACCTGCTCTCTTAGCCTTGTGAGTAAGTGCAAACCttgcccacacccacacccatctAGGTTCAAGATACATGGGTATCAGACCAGACTGGTAAAGTCCCTGTACTCTTGTCTCAGAGTTTCTACTGATGCAATGAAACATGACCAAGAAGCaggctgtggaggaaagggtttatttggcttacacttcatcATTTTTGTTCATCAAAGGaagtaaggacaggaactcaaacaagacaagaacctggaggcaggagttgatgcagaggccacagaggggtgtTGGTTACTGGCTTTCTTCTTATGGCTTGtttatcctgctttcttatagaatccaggaccatcaacccaaggatggcaccacccacaagggGTTGAGCCCACCCCCatcaatcacaaattaagaaaatgccttccaagCCTGCCTACAACCTATGACCTGACTTTATGCGGAGGCATTTCCTTCACTGAGGTTTCCTTCTCTCAGATGGTTTTaccttttgtcaagttgacataaaactagccagcacaactcTCAAAACACTTTTAGACTGACTGGCATAGATGGCTTCACAGAGTTTGCACAGCAGCCCAACTTGGTGAGTTACCAAGAACCTTGCCTGCCTAAGTCATCTTCCAAGCCTCTAGAATACCTGAGTTCAGTCAGAATGTGTCCCAACCCCTCCTCATAAGAGTTTAAATTCCCTCACTGTTCTAATACTTCCAAGACTACACATACAGTCTGCACTCAAGCCCATCCTGGAGAGGGGCTGGGATCCTTCAACTACTGGGACATCACCACGTTCTCAGGCCACTCTTAGAGAAAGGTCAAGACCCCACCCTCCTGCACTATCCTAACAGCTCCAGGCACAGTCCCAGTCCAGCAGGTCCCAGACCAGCCAAGACTCCTTTGTAAACcagtgatggaagaaggtcattggctaataaaggaactgccttggcccattttattggttagaacataggtaggtggagtaaacagaatgctgggaggaagaggaagtgagctcagactccacagctctcctctcgggagcagatgcctcaggagagacaccatgctccccgctcccaggaagatgcatgcaatgaagctccaacccaggatggacttaggctagaatcttcccggtaagtgcacctagctgtgctacatagaatattagaaatgggctagtccaggtgcgagagttagcctagaagaggctagatagaaatgggccaagcagtgattaaatgaattcagtttgtgtgttgttatttcgggcataagctagccaggcagccggggtgctggggacgcagccccgccgcctttattactacaaatggtgcccaacgtggggctcgaacccacgaccctgagattaagagtctcatgctctaccgactgagctagccgggcaggcggctggggtgttgggaacgcagcccctccactcctattactacaaaccaGCTCTTTTTTTTCACCTGCTCACAATGGGAATGAAGTTACAAGCACAGGCTGGTTGTGTACCAGCTCAACCAAGTGAGTGacccccaaaccctaacctttcCCATCATAACCACACTCTCAGGCCTAACTGGGGTCAAAAATTCTGCACAGAAGCTAAGCCTGTGAGTGAGGTGAAGTGGCTTGGTTACTAACCCTGCCCTAGCCAGTTCTCAAGATTCTCCTTTCCCTGGCAATACTCAAAGTCCCAGGCATAGCTGTGTCAGCTTTCCTGACAGCCAAACACATTGATTGCCCATGATGCCACCTGCCTTCACCTTCCCACAGTCCCATGGTAATATCGGATCACACAGCCTGAGTACCAGGCCTCCCTGTTCAGTGACCAAGACTTCTGCTCTAGCGCCGTCCTCACACCCCGTTTGAGGCGTAGTTTGTGTGAAGAATATCTCTGACTAACACAGGGTGGTCAGTCTCCCAGAACCTTGCCCTATGGTACCACCCTCTACTGCTAATCATGCAGGCTGGGCAACAACCCAGGATACTGAGTGTTCGGCACCATGGTCACCCACACCATCCCCATGCTCATGGGCCTAGCTGTTATCACAAAGCCTGCTGAGTTCCTAATAACTTGTCTTCATAGCCAGACTCATGCCCCTAGTTCTGCTCATGTCATACCGTCTGTGCACCAGTCTAGTCTGGTGAGTGACCTCAACCCCTGACTCTTGGGTCAACTTTATCTTCCAAGGCCTCGCTAGGGTCAGTCAGCCTGtacacaaaccctgtcttgtgAGTGACCCAGATCACTACCCTCCTATACCACCACTCCCCACAGTTCCAGGTCTAGGTGGGGGGGGGTCAAGTATCTTGGGGCAGCACAACCTAGTGAGCAAGACCCCCACCCTCGCATACCATCTTCACGCTTTCAGAACTAACTTGAGTAATTCATTTTGCCCACCAGGCCAGTCTTGTAAGGGTCTCAGAACCCTGTCaacccacaccaccaccacatacTCCCAGGCCTAGCTCGAGGTGACAGAGCCTGCATAGAGAATAGGGCATGAACATCAGACATACATAATTGCATGGCTTATCCATACAACTTCTATTAAAAGAGCCCATTTTGTGCAGTGAATATCttttaaacatatgaaaaaataaaatgcaagagGAAGAGCTGCACCACGCAAGCAGGATGCAGTCAGGGTGGGAGATTCGTCACTTTGGTGTATTCTGAAGTACTGTACTATGTGCTCAAACTGGGTGTCTCCAGGTTGCAGGAACTACTagtaaagaaaatgcatttaatatTCTAGAAACTATTAACATTGGACTTCAGCCATGTGGGAATATTCAGGGCCTACTGGGGTAAGGTTGCTGGGTTCCACTGAAAACCTATTGTCCTGGCTATTACTGTGTTTTTACACTGGTGTCTAAGGCACCTtgtgtagatggaggctgctcattcgtttctTGGACGCCCAGACTAaagtaatca includes:
- the LOC142840351 gene encoding large ribosomal subunit protein eL36-like translates to MGEEQPWPCTMAVGLNQFHKVMKNVSQPRHSRRHRRLTKHTKFVQDMIREVCSFSPYEQRAMELLKVSKDKRTIKFTKKQVDTTHTCTKRKREELSNVLAAMKKAEAKKN